AAGCGTCAGGCACTTCTTTCAGGAAAATTTTGGCACCGGTTTTGAAACTTTTGACATCTTCTTTTATATTGTCCTGGAAGATATTGTCGCCTAAAATTACAGTTACGCTGTCTCCATCAACAAAATCTTTTGCTAGATAGAGTGCCTGGGCAATTCCTCCAGCCTGTTCCTGGATCTCATAGGTAAAATGTACTCCGTGATCTGCCCCTGAGCCTAAAAGTTCAAGAAAATGTCCTGCGTGCCCTTTGCCTGAGACTATCATTATATCTTTTATTCCGGCACTTATCAGAGTCTCAAGTGGGTAGTAAATCATTGGTTTGTCGTAAACTGGCAAAAGATGCTTGTTTGTAACTTTAGTCAGAGGGTAGAGTCTGCTACCTGTGCCGCCTGCAAGTATTACGCCTTTCATATATTTCTCTCCTTCAAATAGGCTTCAAGTGCTTCTTTCCAGTGCCTCATAGGTTCAGTTTTGGTGTTTGCAAGAACTGAATACTTCGGTCTTTTTGCTTTTCTTGAGAATTCTTCACTTGTACAGGGAAGTACGTTATCAATAATAGAAGAGGCAAATTCGTACCAGGAACAGACCCCGTCATTTGTAATGTGATAAATTCCGGGTTCAAGTTCAATTATCTCCTTTACTCTGGCAGCCAGGTCTATTGTGTAGGTAGGTTTGCCGAACTGGTCGTTGACTACCTTTACAGTATCCATTTCTCTGGATAATCTCAGCATGGTCTCAACGAAATTTTTCCCGTGAGTACCAAAAAGCCAGGAAATTCTAATGATCCTGTAATCGCCCATACATTCAATGATTCTCCTCTCACCAAGAAGCTTTGAACGTCCATAGACATTAATCGGGTTTGGAGTGTCGGATTCTGCATATTCTTTCTTAGAACCATCAAAAATATAGTCAGTACTGAAATGAACCAGTTTAGCTCCAGCAATAGAGCAGGCTTCTGCAATATTTCCAGGCCCATTTCCGTTTACTTCATACGCCAGTTCCTGGTTATCCTCGCAGCCATCTACATCAGTATAGGCAGCAGCATTGATCACTACATCTGGACTGATTTCCCTGATAGCTTTCAGAACATGCTCCCGGCTTGTGATATCGAGGTCTTTGTGAGTAAACTTAACTGCATCAGGAAAAACTTTGCAAAGGTCTGATCCAAGCATCCCGCTGGAACCGATGATCAGCGTTTTAATGGCTCCCACCACCATCGATTTTCTACATACCACCTGACTGTCTGTTCCAGAGCTGCATCAAAATTATATTTGGGTTTCCAGCCCATTTTCTCCAGCTTGCTGCCGTCGAGCGAATATCTGAAATCGTGGCCCTTCCGGTCTTCAACATATTCGATTGAAGATTCGTCTTTGCCGAGCATTTTAAGAAGGCGGTAAGTAATTTCGAGGTTTGTAAGTTCGTTTCCGCCGTCTATGTTGTAGATTTCTCCGCTATTGCCGTTGTGAAGGACAAAATCTACTGCAGAACAATGATCTTCGACATAAATCCAGTCCCGAACATTAAGACCGGTCCCATAGACAGGTACCTTTTTCCCTTCCATCAACCTGCTGATGAAAAAAGGAATTAGTTTCTCAGGGTACTGATATGGCCCGAAGTTGTTCGTACATCGGGTTATGCAAACGGGCAGACCATAGGTTGTATAGTAGGACATTGCAAGGAGATCTGAGCCTGCTTTGCTTGAAGAATAGGGGCTTGAAGGATTCAGGTTATCGGTCTCGGTAAAGGAACCCTCCACTGTGCTTCCATACACCTCATCAGTTGAAACATGAATGAACTTTTTTATATTATTTGCAAGTGCGCTCTGGAGAAGGGTATTTGTCCCAAGCACATTTGTTCTGACGAAAACCGAACCATCCTCTATTGACCGGTCAACATGGCTTTCGGCTGCGAAATGGACAACCTGATCTGCTTCCTTCATTACTTCATTGACGATAAGAGGGTCGCAGATATCGCCTTTGACAAAAGAATAATTCGGATTATTTTCAACATCTTTTAGGTTGGTTAGGTTTCCTGCATATGTCAGTTTATCAAGATTTACAATTTGATAATCTGGATATTTTTCCAGCATATAATGTATGAAATTGCTGCCTATAAATCCGCAGCCGCCAGTAACCAACAGTTTCAATTTAGTCACCTTTTTGTCACGTGCATTTATTATATCTGTTTTTATCCTATGGTTGGTTATAGAACTTAGTTGAAAACTTTAAATATTAAAAATTCATTTTAGCATTTCCAAATTCTGGCAGGAGTTTGTCTTTCTCTGAAAGTTTTATGTCTTTCTCAGGGACTTTCCAGTCAATTCTTAAGGAAGAATCATTGTAAATTATGCCAGCTTCAGCTTCAGGGTGATAGTATTCATCACATTTGTACGTAAAAACTGCAGTTTCGCTTAGGACGGAAAAACCGTGAGCAAAGCCTTTTGGGATTAAAAATTGTCTTTTGTTCTCTGCGGAAAGTTCTACCCCTACCCATTCTCCAAAAGTAGGTGAATTTTTTCTCAGGTCTACGGCAACGTCATAAACTTTTCCTTTGAGAACTCTCACAAGTTTTGCCTGGCTGTAAGGGGCTAACTGGTAGTGAAGTCCCCGGATAACTCCATACGAAGATTTGGATTCATTGTCCTGAACGAAGTTATACTGTTTTCCCGTTAACACCTCCAGCTTTTTCTTATTGTAACTCTCAAAAAAATAGCCGCGGTCGTCTGTGAATATCTTTGGTTCTATTATCACGAGATCTTCTATTTTGGTTTTTATCAGATTCATCTCGTTTGCCTCTTCATTAATTCTCAGGCCGATTGTCGTGACTCTTTGATTATATTAATTTTTTATTGAATTACATTTTGTAATTATTTAAAGTATTTGGTTTGTGTTTATATCTTATTAATCTTATTTTTCCCCAGAACGGGTTTAATTATATTTCTTATTTTATAATCTCAAAAAAGAAATTGTAGTTCTAAATCACATATAATTCTCAAATATTTTTAAATAGTTTGGTAGAGATCTTATATACTCATCTAGAACCTGCTAAACTGAGTGAGAAATGTGAAACCATTAATTTTTGGGGAAACCACCCGTGTTCCAGATGTAAGAACTCTTTATGACATGAGAGAAGTCATTGCAGACAAGCAATGGCTTAAGACGGCTGAGAATTTCGAGCTATATTATATGTACAGGGAGCTTGCCCGAAGTAAAGAGGAGCTTGAACTTATGCAGGAGTTCGGACTGCGCTATGATATTACTGTCATTCCGCCAGCAAAGCTTGGGAAGGAGTACATCAAGACTGCAGGACACTATCATCCAAAGATCCCGAAGGCGGACATCTCTTATTCAGAGATTTATCAGGTGCTGGAAGGGTCTGCAGTATATATTCTCCAGAAGGCAGGAGGGGGCTTAAAAATTGCAGATGTAATCGCTGTTGAAGCTCAAAAAGGAGATATTGTTTTTATCCCTCCTGATTACGGACATATCACGATTAACAGGTCGGAAAAAGTTTTAAAAATGGCAAACTGGGTCAGTAGGGATTTTTCCTCGCTCTACGAGCCTGTCCGGCAGTTTGGAGGAGGGGCTTATTTTCTGCTTGAGGAAGGGTTTGTCAGGAATCCAAATTATTGTTTTGTGCCGGAAATCAGGAGGCTTGAACCAAAAGGAGCTGAACTGCTCGGGCTTTCGAAAGGAGAAGACATGTATGAGCTGGTAGAAAATTTGCAGGCTCTCAGGTTCCTCAAAGAGCCAGAATCTTTGACCTGTATGTTTGAAACCGCCTACTGCTGACTGGGAGTAAGCTCTATGGCTTTTAACCCTTTAGAATAAAAAATTCTATAGTTCCTTCCTTTTCTAATTTATATAAGTTTGTTCACATTTTTAGAAACGTTTTTATATTTTGAAATTTCTTATCAAGGATTAGCCCATCTATTTATACTTTGGGTATAACTAACTGTATGGAGGTTAGTTTACGTTTAAATATATATTCCAGTTTTATAATACGGGCAATTCAACAAAAAATAGTTTGAAAAGTAGTCTGGCTGTTCGACTTAATAACTTAAAAAAAATGGAGTTTAATCCTCTATACTGGTTTGTGCTACCAGGTTTTGTTTTCTGTTCAGGTGGGTTATACACAGGCTTCTATTTGTTACAGAATTATTACCTTGGTGGAAGACTTCCCTTCGGACCGACGGTTCTGATGGTCCTGCTAAGTATTCTGGGAATGGGGATGACCTTTACCGGAATTTTACTTCATGCAATCTCGGGTTTATTCAAGCACTTACAAGAAAACCGCCAACTTCAAAATAATTTTTCCGAACACCAGAACTTTAATTAATTGCTCCTTTCAATAACGGTTTTCTATTTCCAGTTCTCCTTCTCAATAATAATTTTTTTGCAAAGCAGTCTGGGCAAAAGTATTGATAGAAAAATAACTGTCAGTGGAAAATCGGATAATAAAATGAAGAAATAAAAAAGAAGACCGAAGAGAAGGCAGTTATGTAAACAAACCCTTCTTCTCAAGTCTTTAACTCTTTTATGCTATTATTTACTGCTGATCAAAATCGGTCTTGTAAATTTTTCCAGAGACCTGAACTACTGTCAGGTTTTGAGTTCAGCTCTTTTTCAGAATCCTGGTCAGGCTCTGTCTGGGAAGTTCCTGCTGCAAATATGGTCAGTTCTTTTTGATCAATGCTAACAATGCCTTTGCCCGGTTCATAAGCGCCTGTAAATAGCAGGTAGTCTCCAGGCAGGAGATCGTAGGTCATCAGGGAAAGGGTACTCTGGTTTTCCTCGCCTATGCTTATTGTGCCGTTGCCTTCCCCAATCAGGGTCTGGATATTATTTGAGAGCTCATCTCTATTGAGTTTGGACTCATAGTTTGTGGAGTTGATACCCAGATCCCTGGCAATGCCGATTTCGTTAATGAAAACATCGGTCCCGGCTCTTGTTCCATTGGTGCTGAGGTTTATATCAGCTCTATAAGCTTCTTTCTTTATAAGTGCAGCACCGTATGTGAAGTTCCCATCGACAGGCGCACCTTTGAGGCTCAGGTTAACCTCAAGATCTTCACCTTTTTCAAGTGTGTCTGCTGCATCCATTTCTAGTTCGTAGTCAAGAACTTCAAAGCAGGTTGCGGAGAGGATCACTTTTTTCATCTTGGATTTTTTTTCCTTCTCAGTTTTTTCTCCTTTCTTGTATTTCTCTCCTTTCTCAAATTTGTCCTTTTTGTTCTTATCATCAGCAAGCGTTATGAGGATGCCGTAGCACCCTGGCTCAAGGGAATCAAAAGTAAGGGGCTCAGCTAGGTCTCCGTTTTTATCTAGGGTTGCACTTATTGGGGTAGAGAAATTCGTGCCTTTGTTAAAAGCTTCTTCCAGGCTCATTGTTTTATTATCCGCAAGATCAATAAGGATCTCTCCAGTGGAACGTACATTAAATCCCTTAATAAGGTAAATCTCCACATCCTGCTTCTTGAAATCTGAAGAGCCGTTAAAGCTCATTATTACGCTCTGGTCTTCAGTGTAAAAAGGATGTGTGGAATATGGATACGTAAATGTCAGTTCAGTATTGTTTCCTTTCTTTAATTTTGGATTTGACTGTTTTATTTTAATTTTTGCTCCCTCTCCATCCAGCTTCTTTACTCCATAATAAGTAAAATTAAGAGGCTGTGGGAGCTGGATTTCTTTTCCTCCGCTAAGCGTAATCCAGCCGCCTTCAGTAGGGCTCTCACTGTGGTCTGCTAAAACGACGCTTTCTCCTTTCTTCTCAATACTTACAATTCCGGATTCTTTTTCCGAAAATGCTGTTGACACGGAAATAAGTGAGAAAATGCAGATCAAAACCACCAGGCTCAATATCCATTTTCTACAATTTATTTCACTCATTCCTGTTTTCTTATTCAATCATCACACCCCTTATATAAACATTCAATATTTTACCTCAATTTTATTACTACTTTTTTTCTTTTGTTTAATATTCATTTTATTAGTCATTAAGTTTCCACTCATTAATTTTTTTAATCAGATCTTATTAGATTATTAATTACGTTATATCCTCTATTTTAAAAATATTTTAATAAAAATATTTTTATAACCTGTCAAAATACTTATAATTAATTTCAGATAAGTTAATTTAAACTCCATATGCTTTTTTATGATTTTCTCCTCCTCAAATAAGCCACGAACAAGATTAATACGGCTAGAATTCCTGCTACCCACATCTTTTCCGATTTGAAATCCTTCTCAGCGTCCCCTTCGATGTTTCCTGCTGCTGGCTGTAATTCTACCTGTTTTGCAATGCTCCCAACATTTACCTCAAAACTGCCTGACGGCATAGACTTAGAATCATATGTGTAGCTGAAGCTCCCTTCAGAATCTACCTCCATTTCCTGAAAAGCCGTGATTTTTAGTTTGACACTTGGAGCATCCGACTTCCCATCAATCCTGATCTTATAGGTTCCAGGAGGGACACCTGCCTGGGAAACAGTAGCAACTCCGTCCTTTGCTTCTGCAGTTTTAGTAATCCACAGAAGCATTTTTACTCTCACATTCAGGTCATCTACCCCTGTTGCCTGCACGGTAAATCTATTATCAAAACCGGAGGGAATTCTCACATCTTCAAGCAAATACTCATATCTGCCGTCCACAACCTGTACTTCTTTTTCAAAAGTTATCAGCACGTCGGTACTCTCTCCCTCAAAACCGGTTCCTCTTATTTCCATTACATCCCCAACAACTGGATTCGCAGGAATAAGTTCCCAGCTGCCTGAAGCAACTGCTCCATGAGATAAAATAATGCACAGGAGCATAGAAAGCAAAAGCAGAAATCCCAAATTCCCTTTATTCCTGGAAGGTAGGATAGATGTAAAAACTGGACTTACTAAATTAAATCTCTTAGAAGACAATTTGTTTAATCTCTCCTCTTGGATTTTTCGTCTGTAACAATCTAATCTTCATCAGACTAAATATTGAAAGAAGCTCGTACTTATGAAACGAATAATTATAAAAACTGCAGACAGATATAGAAATAGATACATAAAACTGGCTTATGTATTTTACTTTTTTCGTGTATTTTTTAGCCTTCTGCGCTGTCAGAGGCAAAAAATCTCTCTGTATGTGGTTTTAGCATTCAGTAATAGGAGAAAGGATTGTAACTCTCTACATCCTTTCTCTCGATTTTTTTCCCAAATTTTTCTTTGTTGTAAAGGCTGAATGAGGATTCTCCTGCCTGCTTTCTTGAGCTTATTTCTCTGCCTTACTTCCTTTTCCTCAATACAGCAAGCCCTATAAGGAGTGTTCCTGTAAAGCCTAGTAGGAAGGATGGGATCTTTGGTGGATTTCTTATGACATGAGCAATTGCTTTTGTCTGAATGTGAGGCTTGATTTCTTCAGATATGAACGTATCTGGAATTCCGAAAACGGAACTGAGTCCCATAAAAGGAGAGTATTGACTTTTCATTGAAGAAATATTGCCAAGATAGGTTTCCGAAAGGGAACTCAGGCTCGCGCCGGGTGAGTCTTTGGATGAGATTCTCAGTTCTTTCTGTGCCAGGCCTGCGAGTCCCCTGCCTTTCTCGTGGGCTCCTGCAAAGAGGATATAGTCTCCTGGAGGGAGATCCATGCCTGTCAGGGAAAGTGTGCTCTGGTCTTCCTCGCCTATGCTTATTGTGCCGTTTTCTTTTCCTATAAAATTCTGGATCTCGTTCTTAAGCCCGTCTTTTCCGGCTCCTGACTCGTTTCCTGTCAGGCCGGCTTCCAGGTTCCTTATAATATCAACTCCGTTTACCACAGGTCTTGCCAATACTGCTGCCCGTGATGGGGTATTCTCATTTTCGCATGTATCTGCTCTTAAAAGTACAGCCCAATATGTGTAACCTGTCCTGGCAGGTGCATTCCTCAGGTTCAGGTTGACCTCAAGATTTTCGCCTTCCTCGATGGTATACGGAACTTTAGCTTCCATTCTGTACTCCAGAACATCAAAGTAATTTGCTAAAAGAATCTCTTTTTCCTGGTCAGGTTTATTAGTCTCGTTTCCTGCAAGAGTTATAAGAACCCGGTAGTTCCCGGCAGAAAGAGGACCAAGGGTCAGGGGAGGCAGATCCCCGTCACCGTTCAGAACTGCAGGGATTTGCACATAAAATTCAGTATTGTTACTGAGAATTTCCTCTAGGCTATCTTCGTTACCATCCGTGCCATTTAAAATGGTTTTTCCAGGAAAACCAGGATCGTATGCCTTAACAAGATATATATTCACATTCTCATGTCTGAGGGTCTCAGACCCTTGATAGCTTATCTTCACGCTCTCATTTACGGTATAAAACGAACGAAGAGGACAGTGGTATGACAGTATGAATTTCAGTTTATTCCAGCTACTTCTCTTCTGTTCTATCTCAGGTATTACAGTTTCATTTCCTGTGCCATTCCCCGTATTGTTTGCCAGATAACATATTTTTATTTCAGGTTTCACTTCCTTATTTCCCAGATTTCCTGTCCAGTTACATTGTATTGTTTTTACCTCAGGTATCAATTTCTTACTTTCAGGGATCTTTGTGCAATTGCATACCCTTGTTTCCGGTCTCTTCTCTACTCCGGCAGCTTTTGGGCTTTCTGCTCTGTTGCATACTCTTACATCTGGGTCGGTTCTTCTTGGGGCACTATTTTTATTATCCGTTCTATTCTCTACTTTCTCTTTTAATTTCAGGTTTGCTCCGCCGTCTTCCGAGCTGGTTATGTTATTTCCTGCCTCCTGTTTCTGCTCAGGAACCTTTACTATATTTTCCTGTCGTTTGGCCCCACTGTGCCTTCCAGTATCCTGACTCTCTTCTGTGCCTTCCTGCTTGTCTATATCGCTATTTATTCCTGTCTCATATTCTATTTCCTCTTCCACACTTTCTGAGGTATTTTCTTCTCCTGTCTTCTGCTCAGGATTCGCTCCTTCTCCTAGCGGATCTTCTATCCCTTTTTCAACTTCTGTGCCTGGTACAGGCTTGTGCCCGGTATTTTTCCGGTTTTCCGTGTTGTTATACTGTCCTGTTTGTAGATCTGGACCTCTTTTCCTGGTTTCCTGAGTTTCCTCACTGTTATTCTTTCCTGTTTGTGGACCTGGATCTTTTTTCCCGATTTCCTGAATTTCTGTACTGTTATTCTTTCCTGTTTGCGGACCTGAATTTTTTTTCCTGGTTTTCTGGTTATCCGTGTTATTCTCTTCTACAATTTCCGGTTCCTGGTCATCATCCCTACTTTGTCCATATTGAGTCCCGTTATCTGCTCCGGTTCTTGATTCAGGGTTTCCAGCTTCGTTTTCTCCGTTATCTGCCCCGTTATTTAATCCTTTATCTGGATCCTGCCCCTTGTCCACACCTTCCTGATCACCTGCGCTGCCACTTGCTTCTTCTTGTGGCTCCGGTTCATTTTCCGGGCTCTCTGGAATTATTGCATTATTATTTTGTATGTCACTATTAGCCTTGGTTCCCGGCTCAAACGCTTCTATTTCATTCTCTTCCCCTTCTGACCCATTACCCGATTCTACGGTTGATTCCTGGCCCGGTCCCGCACTTTTCTTGCTGTCCGTATCGCCGATTTCCTCTGTTTCATTTTCCGGACTCATTCCAGCATTTTCTGAACTGTCTGAGCTGTCATTCTCAATAATTACCTGCTCTGGACTCTGTCCGATACTTGTCCCATTTCCTGTGTTATCTTCTTCTCCTGCGGCTGGTATTGAGATTATTGAAAAAATAAGAACTAAAATAACCCATGCAGATTTCCATTTTCTGCTGTATGATTCGCTATATCTCTCTGTTTTTTTCTTCAATCACTACACCCCTGATTATCCTCTTTCCTGCCTGACCGGGATTCTCA
This region of Methanosarcina flavescens genomic DNA includes:
- the rfbB gene encoding dTDP-glucose 4,6-dehydratase; the encoded protein is MKLLVTGGCGFIGSNFIHYMLEKYPDYQIVNLDKLTYAGNLTNLKDVENNPNYSFVKGDICDPLIVNEVMKEADQVVHFAAESHVDRSIEDGSVFVRTNVLGTNTLLQSALANNIKKFIHVSTDEVYGSTVEGSFTETDNLNPSSPYSSSKAGSDLLAMSYYTTYGLPVCITRCTNNFGPYQYPEKLIPFFISRLMEGKKVPVYGTGLNVRDWIYVEDHCSAVDFVLHNGNSGEIYNIDGGNELTNLEITYRLLKMLGKDESSIEYVEDRKGHDFRYSLDGSKLEKMGWKPKYNFDAALEQTVRWYVENRWWWEPLKR
- a CDS encoding TIGR04279 domain-containing protein, which produces MNKKTGMSEINCRKWILSLVVLICIFSLISVSTAFSEKESGIVSIEKKGESVVLADHSESPTEGGWITLSGGKEIQLPQPLNFTYYGVKKLDGEGAKIKIKQSNPKLKKGNNTELTFTYPYSTHPFYTEDQSVIMSFNGSSDFKKQDVEIYLIKGFNVRSTGEILIDLADNKTMSLEEAFNKGTNFSTPISATLDKNGDLAEPLTFDSLEPGCYGILITLADDKNKKDKFEKGEKYKKGEKTEKEKKSKMKKVILSATCFEVLDYELEMDAADTLEKGEDLEVNLSLKGAPVDGNFTYGAALIKKEAYRADINLSTNGTRAGTDVFINEIGIARDLGINSTNYESKLNRDELSNNIQTLIGEGNGTISIGEENQSTLSLMTYDLLPGDYLLFTGAYEPGKGIVSIDQKELTIFAAGTSQTEPDQDSEKELNSKPDSSSGLWKNLQDRF
- a CDS encoding sugar phosphate nucleotidyltransferase — translated: MKGVILAGGTGSRLYPLTKVTNKHLLPVYDKPMIYYPLETLISAGIKDIMIVSGKGHAGHFLELLGSGADHGVHFTYEIQEQAGGIAQALYLAKDFVDGDSVTVILGDNIFQDNIKEDVKSFKTGAKIFLKEVPDAYRFGVAELKGEKVVDIEEKPREPKSNFAVTGLYIYDSGVFDVIKTLKPSRRGELEITDVNNYYVNKEVMEYRIFKGFWSDAGTFESLLRASLMIQKERSNSPHREGFF
- a CDS encoding TIGR04279 domain-containing protein, producing the protein MKKKTERYSESYSRKWKSAWVILVLIFSIISIPAAGEEDNTGNGTSIGQSPEQVIIENDSSDSSENAGMSPENETEEIGDTDSKKSAGPGQESTVESGNGSEGEENEIEAFEPGTKANSDIQNNNAIIPESPENEPEPQEEASGSAGDQEGVDKGQDPDKGLNNGADNGENEAGNPESRTGADNGTQYGQSRDDDQEPEIVEENNTDNQKTRKKNSGPQTGKNNSTEIQEIGKKDPGPQTGKNNSEETQETRKRGPDLQTGQYNNTENRKNTGHKPVPGTEVEKGIEDPLGEGANPEQKTGEENTSESVEEEIEYETGINSDIDKQEGTEESQDTGRHSGAKRQENIVKVPEQKQEAGNNITSSEDGGANLKLKEKVENRTDNKNSAPRRTDPDVRVCNRAESPKAAGVEKRPETRVCNCTKIPESKKLIPEVKTIQCNWTGNLGNKEVKPEIKICYLANNTGNGTGNETVIPEIEQKRSSWNKLKFILSYHCPLRSFYTVNESVKISYQGSETLRHENVNIYLVKAYDPGFPGKTILNGTDGNEDSLEEILSNNTEFYVQIPAVLNGDGDLPPLTLGPLSAGNYRVLITLAGNETNKPDQEKEILLANYFDVLEYRMEAKVPYTIEEGENLEVNLNLRNAPARTGYTYWAVLLRADTCENENTPSRAAVLARPVVNGVDIIRNLEAGLTGNESGAGKDGLKNEIQNFIGKENGTISIGEEDQSTLSLTGMDLPPGDYILFAGAHEKGRGLAGLAQKELRISSKDSPGASLSSLSETYLGNISSMKSQYSPFMGLSSVFGIPDTFISEEIKPHIQTKAIAHVIRNPPKIPSFLLGFTGTLLIGLAVLRKRK
- a CDS encoding glucose-6-phosphate isomerase family protein; this encodes MKPLIFGETTRVPDVRTLYDMREVIADKQWLKTAENFELYYMYRELARSKEELELMQEFGLRYDITVIPPAKLGKEYIKTAGHYHPKIPKADISYSEIYQVLEGSAVYILQKAGGGLKIADVIAVEAQKGDIVFIPPDYGHITINRSEKVLKMANWVSRDFSSLYEPVRQFGGGAYFLLEEGFVRNPNYCFVPEIRRLEPKGAELLGLSKGEDMYELVENLQALRFLKEPESLTCMFETAYC
- the rfbD gene encoding dTDP-4-dehydrorhamnose reductase, yielding MVVGAIKTLIIGSSGMLGSDLCKVFPDAVKFTHKDLDITSREHVLKAIREISPDVVINAAAYTDVDGCEDNQELAYEVNGNGPGNIAEACSIAGAKLVHFSTDYIFDGSKKEYAESDTPNPINVYGRSKLLGERRIIECMGDYRIIRISWLFGTHGKNFVETMLRLSREMDTVKVVNDQFGKPTYTIDLAARVKEIIELEPGIYHITNDGVCSWYEFASSIIDNVLPCTSEEFSRKAKRPKYSVLANTKTEPMRHWKEALEAYLKERNI
- the rfbC gene encoding dTDP-4-dehydrorhamnose 3,5-epimerase, which encodes MNLIKTKIEDLVIIEPKIFTDDRGYFFESYNKKKLEVLTGKQYNFVQDNESKSSYGVIRGLHYQLAPYSQAKLVRVLKGKVYDVAVDLRKNSPTFGEWVGVELSAENKRQFLIPKGFAHGFSVLSETAVFTYKCDEYYHPEAEAGIIYNDSSLRIDWKVPEKDIKLSEKDKLLPEFGNAKMNF